From the genome of Leptolyngbyaceae cyanobacterium, one region includes:
- a CDS encoding Uma2 family endonuclease — protein MATHVINQPVLEIPPLESGDRLTRNEFERRYEAMSHIKKAELIERVVYIQTSVRCKSHAEPHAKIVAWLGNYCAKTPGVDLLDNTTVRLDEDNEPQPDAMLRIDVGGQSRITDDDYVEGAPELIVEIAASSASYDLHDKLKVYRRNRVQEYLVWRVYNKEFDWFRLNQGEYLPVELNTDGVICSQVFPGLWLAVADLLDGNLAEVLAVLQKGLETAEHQAFVERLSTSTP, from the coding sequence ATGGCAACCCACGTAATTAACCAGCCAGTTCTTGAAATACCACCCTTAGAAAGTGGCGACAGATTAACGCGCAATGAATTTGAACGGCGTTATGAAGCTATGTCGCATATTAAGAAAGCAGAATTAATTGAAAGAGTGGTTTATATCCAGACATCAGTGCGTTGTAAAAGTCATGCAGAACCACACGCTAAAATAGTCGCTTGGTTGGGTAACTATTGTGCAAAAACACCAGGGGTTGATTTACTAGATAATACAACAGTTCGTCTGGATGAAGATAACGAACCACAACCAGATGCAATGTTGCGAATAGATGTAGGCGGACAGTCTCGAATTACTGATGATGACTATGTGGAAGGTGCGCCGGAATTAATTGTTGAAATAGCAGCTAGTAGCGCTTCTTATGATTTACACGATAAGTTAAAAGTTTACCGACGCAATCGAGTACAAGAATATTTAGTGTGGCGAGTTTATAACAAAGAGTTTGATTGGTTTAGATTAAATCAAGGTGAATATCTACCTGTAGAACTAAATACAGATGGTGTTATTTGCAGTCAAGTTTTTCCAGGTTTGTGGTTAGCAGTTGCTGATTTGTTAGATGGAAATTTAGCGGAAGTGTTGGCTGTGTTGCAGAAAGGATTGGAAACGGCAGAACATCAGGCTTTTGTGGAAAGGTTATCTACTTCAACGCCTTGA
- a CDS encoding CAP domain-containing protein, producing MPVNIYSNLVGDGLESEEIKLYNLINQYRAQNGLPPIAASKALTTVANRHVQDVAENLQIKINDSRNPHSWSDAPYDPNNPNTYSTVWEAPKRLNTGYPGFGYENFYITTAPFTSAEQVFEAWQKSPPHKALMLNQDIWQERTWNALGIGIYKGYAALWVGEQIDPTGTPSFANDSITGTDNSDTLTGTDRNDTIIALAGDDVLFGYSGDDALFGNLGNDTIFGWEGNDTLQGGKDNDWLFGNLGKDIIYGNQGNDTIFGGKDDDIIYGGKDNDALFGDIGNDLISGDFGADVLTGGAGNDLFILQSAKGADVITDFADGVDLIGLSNGLNFASLTITQGTGNDVGNTLISSKNQLLAVLTGVQATAITDADFRQI from the coding sequence ATGCCAGTTAACATTTACTCCAACTTAGTTGGAGATGGTTTAGAGTCGGAAGAAATCAAGCTGTATAACTTAATCAATCAGTATCGCGCTCAAAATGGACTACCCCCCATTGCAGCATCAAAAGCACTAACAACTGTTGCTAATCGCCACGTTCAAGATGTAGCAGAAAATTTACAAATAAAGATTAACGATTCCCGGAATCCACATTCTTGGAGTGATGCACCTTACGATCCTAATAATCCCAATACCTACTCTACTGTATGGGAAGCACCCAAACGTTTGAATACAGGTTATCCGGGTTTCGGTTATGAAAATTTTTATATAACAACTGCACCTTTTACAAGTGCAGAACAAGTATTTGAAGCTTGGCAAAAGAGTCCTCCGCACAAGGCTTTAATGCTCAACCAAGATATTTGGCAGGAGCGAACTTGGAACGCTTTAGGAATTGGTATATATAAAGGATATGCTGCTTTGTGGGTTGGCGAACAAATCGATCCTACTGGTACGCCAAGTTTCGCCAACGATTCGATTACAGGTACGGATAATAGCGATACTCTGACGGGAACCGATCGCAATGATACGATAATTGCTTTAGCAGGCGATGATGTACTATTCGGTTATTCTGGCGATGATGCGTTATTCGGTAACTTGGGAAACGATACTATTTTTGGCTGGGAAGGTAACGATACGCTGCAAGGAGGTAAAGATAATGATTGGTTATTCGGCAATCTAGGTAAAGATATTATCTATGGAAATCAAGGCAACGATACTATTTTTGGCGGCAAAGATGATGACATCATTTATGGCGGTAAAGATAATGATGCGTTATTTGGCGATATAGGTAACGATCTGATATCTGGCGATTTTGGTGCTGATGTTTTAACGGGTGGTGCTGGTAACGATTTGTTTATTTTACAATCTGCTAAAGGTGCAGATGTAATTACTGATTTTGCCGATGGAGTTGATTTAATTGGCTTAAGTAATGGGCTGAATTTTGCTAGTCTGACAATTACTCAAGGTACTGGTAATGATGTTGGTAATACTTTGATTAGTAGTAAAAATCAATTACTAGCGGTGCTGACAGGAGTGCAAGCAACGGCTATTACTGATGCAGATTTCCGCCAGATTTAA
- a CDS encoding PRC-barrel domain-containing protein — translation MTSEQIRLRSDILGTQVITRDTGKRLGVVSQLWVDIDRREIVALGLRESLISIGNIPRYMLLSRIRQIGDVILVDDESVLEDDVDVEIYSTLINCEVITETGEMLGRVRGFKFDTETGKVTSLIIASIGVPQIPDRIAGFETISTYELPIEEIVSSGPNRLIVFEGSEERLVQLTVGVLERLGIGRAPWEREEDEEYYRPTTIRPENQLPTGVPLQKAEPIRRARPVVQESWQESDDEWEEAAPPARPQPLRKAQPLPRPEPETLYYEEDELEEEDNWSEATPTRNNYAKKAYATPEPPPRYDNRKYEDDYEEEEDEVEDVWADEESPKPYKAPKLNIPEKTKTPEYEEEDRY, via the coding sequence ATGACATCTGAACAGATCCGCCTACGCTCAGACATCTTGGGTACCCAGGTAATCACCCGCGACACAGGTAAACGCCTTGGGGTGGTTAGTCAACTGTGGGTAGATATCGATCGGCGAGAGATCGTAGCACTCGGTTTGCGAGAAAGCCTGATCTCGATCGGCAACATTCCCAGGTATATGCTACTCAGCCGCATTCGTCAAATCGGTGACGTGATCCTAGTCGATGACGAAAGCGTACTGGAAGATGATGTTGATGTAGAAATTTACAGCACCCTGATCAACTGCGAAGTGATCACCGAAACTGGCGAAATGCTAGGACGGGTGAGGGGTTTCAAATTCGATACAGAAACTGGTAAAGTAACCTCCCTGATCATCGCTTCGATTGGAGTTCCCCAAATACCCGATCGCATTGCAGGTTTTGAGACAATTAGTACTTACGAACTTCCCATCGAGGAAATTGTCAGCAGTGGCCCAAATCGTCTGATCGTATTCGAGGGATCGGAAGAACGACTGGTACAATTAACCGTAGGCGTCCTAGAACGTCTTGGCATCGGTAGAGCACCTTGGGAAAGAGAAGAAGACGAAGAATACTACCGACCTACCACCATCAGACCAGAAAATCAACTACCCACAGGCGTTCCCCTCCAAAAAGCCGAACCGATTCGCCGAGCCAGACCAGTTGTGCAAGAATCGTGGCAGGAGTCCGACGACGAATGGGAAGAAGCCGCACCCCCCGCCCGTCCCCAACCTTTACGCAAAGCGCAACCATTACCTCGTCCCGAACCTGAAACACTTTATTACGAAGAAGACGAACTAGAAGAAGAGGATAATTGGAGCGAAGCAACACCCACCCGCAACAATTACGCCAAAAAAGCCTATGCGACCCCGGAACCTCCCCCCCGTTACGACAACAGAAAATATGAGGATGACTACGAGGAAGAAGAGGACGAGGTAGAAGATGTTTGGGCTGATGAAGAATCACCTAAACCTTACAAAGCTCCTAAGTTGAATATACCGGAAAAAACGAAAACGCCAGAATACGAAGAAGAAGATCGGTATTAG
- the smc gene encoding chromosome segregation protein SMC: MVYIKRLELTHFKSFGGTVQIPVLPGFTVVTGPNGSGKSNILDALLFCLGLASSRGMRAERLPDLVNQNQMQRGAAEAIVTVTFDLSDEDTFPTDVTEEAGEQGSEGAEEQGSGGAEEQGSEEVGTQNGATAENPDAKSAKEWSVTRRLRVTKQGSYTSTYYINGQTCNVSELHEQLERLRIYPEGYNVVLQGDVTSIISMNGRERREIIDELAGVAAFDRKISQAKETLETVKEKEDSCRIVEKELTAQRDRLSQDRIKAEKYQKLRAELQEKEKWEIVLAWRSLQQHEWNLREQIEAGDRNSTQLTEQLTNINAQIAQTTARLEDLNVRVKALGEEELLSLQSVLATQQAEQRQLERQKRELENTGKEAARRLQETQQEIARYEENIEQLSHEQTTVQHQLSSLIAVRNEAHQDLNQNRENASAIASASEAWVQQQTALTRQVENLLQTIDPQRTEQAQLRERYTNLSRQIEEQTQLLQDLEPQLETKQSRAADFEIQLSESAQTVQTLAKTLSAAEQELQLQQETQKRLLQEQREKHRQLDKLEAQAQAQQEAQGTYAIQLIQQSGLPGVCGLVAQLGRVDPRYQIALETAAGGRLGNLVVEDDGVAAAGIELIKQKRAGRVTFLPLNKIQSPPFHPATSLKYANGFIDYCVNLIDYDSRYRNVFQYVFGGTVVFERLDDARVYIGQYRIVTLDGELLETSGAMTGGSLSQRSTLHFGIGDPSESAEAVALKNRLQEIDRILDRCGEAIHSLTSKVKQKSQELTEARQQRREQELHFEQLQKEIKNAIAQQEQARSQLAKNSQELANAESRLQSLDVQLPEQEAQLAQLRQALAELEQSQTHSEWQQIQARIKLQEAELREREEAVRNAEQRVKDLANQQQRLQEKIQDCHRRVEEYQNQESGVRSQESGVKTQLSVISEQIAQTQVAMTQAEEKLGEEKKERDRTESELQKHRLSQQQLEWELQKLQETQATRREELTNIKALREAKQTELPEPLPSVPEDVNLDELQKEMKSLQKRLQAMEPVNMLALEEYDRTQARLDELTQKLTTLEQERTELLLRIENFTTLRLRAFRESFDAVNENFQSIFAELSDGDGSLTLDNPDDPFSGGLNLVAHPKGKPVQRLASMSGGEKSMTALSFIFALQRYRPSPFYAFDEVDMFLDGANVDRLATIIKQQSTQAQFIVVSHKGPMIKSAERVIGVTQARGAYTQVLGIKLQS, encoded by the coding sequence ATGGTTTATATCAAGCGCCTAGAACTAACTCACTTTAAATCTTTTGGTGGCACTGTCCAAATCCCCGTGCTGCCTGGGTTTACTGTGGTTACTGGGCCAAATGGTTCGGGCAAATCGAATATTCTGGATGCGCTGCTGTTTTGTCTGGGATTGGCGAGTTCTAGGGGAATGCGTGCGGAACGTCTGCCAGATTTGGTGAACCAAAATCAGATGCAGCGGGGTGCGGCAGAAGCGATCGTAACTGTTACATTTGATTTGAGCGATGAGGATACATTCCCAACAGATGTGACGGAGGAAGCGGGGGAGCAGGGGAGCGAGGGTGCAGAGGAGCAGGGGAGCGGGGGTGCAGAGGAGCAGGGGAGCGAGGAAGTAGGGACGCAAAATGGTGCGACGGCGGAAAATCCCGATGCTAAGTCAGCAAAGGAATGGAGTGTCACCCGTCGGTTGCGCGTTACCAAACAGGGTAGCTACACTTCGACTTATTACATTAATGGCCAAACTTGTAACGTTTCCGAACTGCACGAACAGTTAGAACGGCTGCGAATTTATCCAGAAGGTTACAATGTGGTGCTGCAAGGGGATGTCACCAGTATCATTTCGATGAATGGGAGAGAACGGCGGGAAATCATCGATGAATTGGCGGGAGTGGCAGCTTTTGACCGCAAAATTAGCCAAGCAAAGGAAACTTTAGAGACAGTTAAAGAAAAAGAAGATAGCTGTCGAATTGTGGAAAAGGAATTGACAGCGCAACGCGATCGTCTTTCTCAAGATCGCATTAAAGCAGAAAAATATCAAAAACTTCGCGCCGAACTTCAAGAAAAGGAAAAGTGGGAAATCGTGCTGGCGTGGCGTTCTCTGCAACAACACGAATGGAATCTCAGGGAACAAATCGAAGCTGGCGATCGCAATTCTACTCAATTAACAGAACAGCTAACCAATATTAACGCCCAAATCGCCCAAACCACTGCCCGATTAGAAGACTTAAACGTGCGGGTAAAAGCTTTGGGAGAAGAAGAATTACTATCTTTGCAATCAGTTCTCGCGACTCAACAAGCCGAACAACGACAATTAGAAAGACAGAAACGGGAATTAGAAAATACTGGCAAAGAAGCCGCACGGCGTTTGCAAGAAACTCAGCAAGAGATTGCCAGATATGAAGAAAATATAGAACAATTATCTCACGAACAGACAACTGTGCAACATCAGTTATCTTCTTTAATAGCGGTACGGAATGAAGCGCACCAGGATTTAAATCAAAACAGAGAAAATGCGAGTGCGATCGCATCTGCATCGGAAGCTTGGGTACAACAACAAACTGCCCTAACTCGCCAAGTGGAAAACCTCTTGCAAACCATCGACCCCCAACGCACGGAACAAGCGCAACTAAGAGAACGTTATACTAATTTATCTCGTCAAATCGAAGAACAAACTCAACTTTTGCAAGACTTAGAACCGCAACTGGAAACTAAACAATCCCGTGCGGCTGATTTTGAAATTCAATTATCAGAATCGGCTCAAACAGTACAAACCTTAGCCAAAACTTTATCCGCTGCCGAACAAGAACTGCAACTTCAGCAAGAAACCCAAAAACGTTTATTACAAGAACAACGAGAAAAACATCGCCAATTAGATAAACTGGAAGCGCAAGCCCAAGCTCAACAAGAAGCGCAAGGTACTTATGCAATTCAGTTAATTCAACAATCTGGATTGCCGGGAGTTTGCGGTTTAGTTGCACAATTGGGGAGAGTTGATCCACGTTATCAAATCGCTCTGGAAACGGCGGCTGGTGGGCGTTTGGGTAATTTGGTGGTAGAAGATGATGGAGTGGCGGCTGCCGGAATTGAATTGATCAAACAAAAACGAGCAGGGCGAGTTACGTTTTTACCTTTAAACAAAATTCAATCACCCCCATTTCATCCGGCAACATCATTAAAATATGCTAATGGATTTATCGATTATTGCGTTAATTTAATCGATTACGATTCTCGATATCGGAATGTTTTTCAATATGTATTTGGCGGTACGGTTGTATTTGAAAGATTGGATGATGCGCGAGTTTACATCGGGCAATATCGCATCGTTACTTTGGATGGTGAATTGTTAGAAACTAGTGGCGCGATGACTGGTGGTAGTCTCAGTCAACGTTCTACTCTTCATTTTGGGATTGGCGATCCGAGTGAGTCGGCGGAAGCAGTTGCTTTGAAAAATCGATTGCAGGAAATCGATCGCATTTTGGATCGCTGTGGAGAGGCAATTCATTCTCTAACTAGTAAGGTAAAACAGAAAAGTCAGGAGTTGACGGAAGCACGCCAACAACGGCGGGAACAGGAGTTGCATTTTGAGCAATTGCAGAAAGAAATTAAGAATGCGATCGCGCAACAAGAACAAGCGCGATCGCAATTAGCAAAAAATAGTCAAGAACTAGCGAACGCAGAATCTCGTTTGCAATCTTTAGATGTTCAATTACCCGAACAAGAAGCGCAACTCGCCCAACTGCGTCAAGCTTTGGCAGAGTTGGAACAATCCCAAACTCATAGTGAATGGCAACAAATTCAAGCTCGAATTAAATTGCAGGAAGCCGAATTACGAGAAAGAGAAGAAGCCGTTCGCAATGCGGAACAACGAGTTAAAGATTTGGCAAATCAACAACAACGGTTGCAGGAAAAAATTCAAGACTGTCATCGACGAGTGGAAGAATATCAAAATCAGGAATCAGGAGTCAGGAGTCAGGAGTCAGGAGTGAAAACTCAGCTATCAGTAATTAGCGAACAGATAGCGCAAACGCAAGTTGCGATGACTCAAGCAGAAGAGAAATTAGGAGAAGAGAAAAAAGAACGCGATCGCACGGAAAGCGAATTGCAAAAACATCGCTTATCTCAACAACAATTAGAATGGGAATTGCAAAAACTGCAAGAAACTCAAGCTACTCGTCGGGAAGAATTAACTAACATCAAAGCACTACGGGAAGCCAAACAAACCGAGTTACCCGAACCATTGCCAAGCGTGCCAGAAGATGTCAATTTAGATGAATTGCAGAAAGAAATGAAATCTCTGCAAAAACGACTCCAGGCGATGGAACCCGTAAATATGTTAGCCCTGGAAGAATACGATCGCACTCAAGCCCGTCTCGACGAACTCACCCAAAAACTAACTACCCTAGAACAAGAGCGCACCGAATTACTGTTGCGAATTGAGAATTTCACCACCTTGCGGTTACGTGCTTTTCGAGAATCATTCGACGCCGTAAACGAAAACTTCCAAAGCATTTTTGCCGAACTTTCCGACGGAGATGGCAGTTTAACATTAGATAACCCTGACGATCCCTTTTCCGGGGGACTAAACCTAGTTGCTCATCCCAAAGGTAAACCAGTACAACGCCTAGCATCCATGTCTGGTGGCGAAAAATCCATGACTGCTCTTAGCTTTATTTTCGCCTTGCAACGTTACCGTCCTTCACCTTTCTACGCTTTTGATGAAGTAGATATGTTTTTAGACGGGGCAAATGTCGATCGATTGGCTACAATAATCAAACAACAGTCAACCCAAGCACAGTTTATCGTCGTAAGTCATAAAGGCCCCATGATTAAATCGGCAGAGCGCGTGATTGGTGTTACCCAAGCCAGGGGAGCTTATACCCAAGTTTTGGGAATTAAGTTACAGTCCTAA
- a CDS encoding NACHT domain-containing protein produces MINEWGKPGISSRHKWLILGLGAVCGLMTALVNWASDATSEDNQRYFLVLGYAYSFLTIFWITYQQNAETPSPRNQLLKAIREEVTQRLETSLHNQKMIDLAAKELPHHVGRMPISEKPQPINWIEQSKEWMSQFLRMPNSGIATTDNREDITAQEKIIDVFKNKDGKLLILGEPGAGKTTTLLDLAKDLCVDAVADENKPIPIIVDLFSWKDNRLSLPDWLAVELKNKYGVRADITKQLLDNHQLLPLLDGFDELEENRQVSCIRQINEFLETDARAQHLVVCSRLKEFERCNTPLRLNGAVCLQPLEPAQMQNYLREVGCLNLWDGIKYTSDLSELAKSPLLLTLMALASGSISISDWQKCNTATERRRYLFDAYIKQMFKREIKHKFENCDNKKKELIEKQHCKWLAFLAKSLIINNQTDFLIEKIQPNLINNSNLILCYQLILILLSLIPIIPFFVIVLSLGERLILGFLMLIMAKEILNYSNNINPLATWKIYLVARVNMPQWLVRKIIFNMLFMVILLSLIFVVYYTLYTLIIPIYSVLLLVICLFIILVLSEFTKALRVEIKYLIKPNQLIWESVKSAISFSVLTFLLFMIPLITSKIEKINFDLPYVLAFATFSGILFGFFLGGGFACIQHFSLRLVLWLHGDIPWNYAKFLNYASEKLFLQRIGGRYRFIHDLLREHFANM; encoded by the coding sequence TTGATTAATGAATGGGGTAAGCCAGGTATTTCATCCCGACACAAATGGTTAATTCTTGGGCTAGGTGCTGTGTGTGGTTTAATGACAGCCTTAGTGAACTGGGCAAGTGATGCCACCTCAGAAGATAACCAAAGATATTTTTTAGTCTTGGGCTATGCTTACTCGTTTTTAACAATCTTTTGGATTACCTACCAGCAAAATGCCGAAACTCCTTCCCCTCGCAATCAACTGCTTAAGGCTATCCGGGAAGAAGTAACCCAACGGCTAGAAACCTCGCTGCACAACCAAAAAATGATTGACTTAGCAGCAAAAGAGTTACCCCATCACGTCGGGAGAATGCCGATTTCCGAGAAACCGCAACCGATAAACTGGATTGAACAATCGAAAGAGTGGATGTCGCAATTTTTGAGAATGCCAAATTCGGGAATTGCGACAACTGATAACAGGGAAGATATTACCGCTCAAGAAAAAATCATTGATGTTTTTAAGAACAAAGACGGTAAATTACTAATTCTGGGAGAACCGGGTGCGGGAAAAACTACAACCCTGCTAGATTTAGCGAAAGATTTATGTGTTGATGCAGTAGCAGACGAAAACAAACCCATCCCGATAATAGTTGACCTTTTTTCGTGGAAAGATAACCGCCTTTCTCTACCTGATTGGTTGGCAGTAGAACTGAAAAATAAGTATGGTGTACGCGCCGATATTACTAAACAATTACTAGATAATCATCAGTTATTACCATTACTGGATGGTTTCGATGAATTGGAAGAAAATCGACAAGTAAGCTGCATTCGACAAATAAATGAATTTCTGGAAACAGACGCTAGGGCGCAACATTTGGTAGTTTGTTCTCGACTGAAAGAGTTTGAGCGATGCAATACACCTTTACGCCTAAACGGTGCAGTGTGTTTGCAACCTTTGGAACCAGCACAAATGCAGAATTATTTACGCGAAGTAGGTTGTCTTAATTTATGGGATGGTATTAAATATACTTCTGATTTGTCGGAGTTGGCAAAGTCGCCCCTACTATTAACTTTGATGGCGCTGGCATCTGGTTCTATTTCGATTTCGGATTGGCAAAAATGCAATACCGCTACGGAACGTCGTCGCTATCTGTTTGATGCCTATATCAAGCAAATGTTTAAGCGCGAGATTAAGCATAAATTTGAAAATTGTGACAATAAAAAGAAGGAATTAATAGAAAAACAACATTGCAAATGGTTGGCTTTTTTAGCAAAATCTTTAATAATAAATAATCAAACAGATTTTCTCATAGAAAAAATTCAGCCCAATCTGATAAATAACTCCAATCTTATTTTATGCTATCAGTTAATATTAATATTGCTTTCGCTTATACCAATCATACCATTTTTTGTAATTGTGTTATCACTTGGTGAACGTTTAATTTTAGGATTTTTAATGCTTATTATGGCAAAAGAAATTTTGAATTACTCTAATAATATTAATCCTTTAGCAACTTGGAAAATTTATTTAGTAGCAAGAGTAAATATGCCGCAATGGTTGGTTCGTAAAATTATTTTTAATATGTTATTTATGGTAATATTACTTTCTCTAATTTTTGTAGTGTACTATACGCTATATACATTAATAATACCAATATATTCAGTGCTATTGTTAGTTATATGCCTATTCATTATATTAGTTTTGTCCGAATTTACAAAGGCTTTAAGAGTTGAAATAAAATATTTAATTAAACCAAATCAATTAATTTGGGAATCCGTTAAAAGCGCAATATCTTTTAGCGTCTTAACTTTCTTATTATTTATGATTCCTCTAATAACTTCAAAAATAGAAAAAATTAATTTTGATTTGCCATATGTACTTGCATTCGCAACATTTTCTGGAATATTATTTGGATTTTTTTTAGGTGGGGGTTTTGCTTGTATTCAACACTTTAGCTTGCGCCTAGTTCTTTGGTTGCATGGCGATATACCCTGGAACTATGCCAAATTCCTTAATTACGCCTCAGAGAAATTGTTTCTACAACGAATTGGTGGGCGTTATCGTTTCATTCACGATTTATTACGAGAGCATTTTGCTAATATGTAA